The sequence below is a genomic window from Mycobacteroides abscessus ATCC 19977.
CCGTCAGTACCGGAATCGCCTGGGGCACCATGAGCGGACGCACTTCCACCCATCGCTCCTCCGGTGTCCCCAATCCCGTCAGCTGCAGCACGCCGCGCGCGTCGGCGATGTAGATCGCCGCCGGCGAGGCGGCGACGGTCGATACCGGCGTCAGGAGATTCTGGTCGTTCAGATCTGAGTTCACGCCGTCGAGATTCACATTCGCCACCGGATGTGACCCGTCGTTGCGGGCCACCGCGATATCGTCACCGGTGCGCCACGCCAGTGACACCGCCGAATTGCCGAGGCCGTAGCCCAACCGACGCGGATGCGTCAAGGCATAGTCGCCGCTCTCGGTCTGCACGACCGTCGCCAGGATCACCTGGCCCTCGATGATCATCGCGGCGCGAGTGCCGTCCCGGGACAACGCCAATTCGGTGATCGGACCCTTGTACTTCTCCGCCACCGCCGACGGTTCGACGGGCAACACCGCCACCATGGATGTGGTGGCCTCCTGGATTATCCGAACCACTCGGCCGCCGTCGATAACCGTCCACACCGCATCGTCGAGCGCCCAGCTAGGACGGGTCAGCGTCTTGCCGCCAACCGCCTCACTGCCGTTCGCGCCGTTGGCACCGACCCAAAGCGACATCTGTGGATCGTCTCCGGCCTGCACCCGCACGACCGATGCCACCTGTCGCCCACTACGCGAGAGTGCCGCCGAAACCTGGTTGCCCACCTGGCCAAAAGATCCACGCACGGGCACCGCGGCATCGCGATCCACCGTCACCATGGACCCGTTCAACAATCCGTAGAGGCCCACCCCCGCGCCCTCCGACGCGCCGGGATCCGTCGACGCGACGTTCTGAGTGCTCCAGCCCTGCGCGAACTGCTCGTCCAGCGGAGCACCATTGACCTGCAGGACATACGGCCCGGCGATACCCGCCCGCGAGAGCGTCCAAATCACCTGCGCCGCGAGGAACTGCCGGGTGCGCTGATCGGGCGTCAGGTCACCTTCCAGCTCCACACGCACGCCGCCGTATCCGCGGCCCACGTCGACCCTGCTGCCGTCGACGCGGGTCACCGGGCCTCGCAACCGCAGGCCGTTCAGGTGGTTGCGCACTGCCCCCGCAAGCTCGGGACGTGGGCCGGACAAGAGTTTGTACACGAGTTCGGTGGCCAGCAGATCGGGATCGTTAACGGCCACATACCGCGGATCGGGCACCACGGTGCGGCCGGCCGGGTCGGCGAAATAAACGGTGTACCGGCGATAGGTGGACTGAAACTGCCCCCAGTCGAGCAGTACCCCGTTGGGCAGCGAATCGATCCGCCATTCACCGTTGGCCTTCACCAGGGTGAACTGCGGATCTTGAACATCACCCTGAGCGGTCTCGAAGACCCCGATGTCGGACAGGGTGCCCAACTTGTTGGCGCGCACGTTGATCGTCCAACGATCGACACCACGCTGGTCGGCGAATACCGGCGACTCGATCAACACCGCAGCGCCCGCGTCATCCCAAGTCCGCGAACCGGATTCGGTAAGGAACTGGCGCGCCGCCCGGTGCCTGTTGGACGGGTCAGCGGTCGCCTTCAAGAATTCGCGCAGCACCGTTTCGGGCTCCATACCCGGTGTAGGTGCGGGCATCCCCGGCGGTGCCGGGCGCTGCACTGTGCCGATCGCCTGCGGCGAGGACGATGAGGGCACGCCGGCGCAACTGGGGACGATGAGCGCTACCGCCGCCAGAACCGCGGCCACCTTGCGGCATGTCACGACGCATCCTCCGCCCGGCCGCCGGCCGACTCCCGCGGGCGCTCGATTTTGGCACCCGAGGCGCGCATGGGCGTCGTCTCTTGCTCGCCGGGGTGAGCACCCCGCGAAGCCGCCCGTCGCACAGCCGAACTCGGGCGGCTGGTCGGGTTCAACGGCAGCGGACTCGTGGTCACCTTATGCCCACGCACCAGCGGCACCGTCAGACGGAACAACGCTCCATTACCCGGTTCGCCCCACGCCTCCAGGCGCCCCTGGTGCAACCGGGCGTCCTCGACGCTGATGGCAAGTCCCAGGCCGGTGCCGCCGGAATGCCGCTTGCGCGACGGATCCGCGCGCCAGAACCTGTTGAACACCAGCTTTTCCTCGCCGGGACGCAGCCCGACACCGCGATCGCGCACAGTGACGGCCACACTGTCGATATCGGCGGCCATCCGGATGGTGACGGGCTTGTGCTCGCTGTGGTCGATGGCATTGGCCACCAGATTGCGCAGGATGCGTTCCACGCGGCGGGGATCCACCTCGGCGATGATCTCTTTGTCGGGCATGTCAAGCTCGACGCTGGTATCCAGCTCGTCGGCCAGGTGCTGAACAGAGGCCACCACCGCCTTGACGGTGTCACGCAGATCCACCTGCTCTACTGCCAATTCAGCCACACCCGCGTCGTGCCGCGAGATTTCCAACAGGTCGGCGAGCAGCGTTTCGAATCGATCGAGCTCGTTGACCATCAGCTCGGCGGACCGCTGCAGGGCCGGATCAAGCTCTTCGCGGTTGTCGTAGATCAGGTCGGCCGCCATCCGCACCGTGGTCAGCGGCGTACGCAGTTCGTGGCTCACATCAGAGGTGAAGCGGCGCTGCAGATTTCCGAACTCTTCCAGTTGGGTGATCTCACGCGACAGGCTTTCGGCCATATCGTTGAACGACACCGCCAGCCGCGCCATATCGTCGACGCCGCGCACCGGCATCCGTTCGGACAGATGTCCTTCGGCGAAACGCTCGGCGATGCGCGATGCCGACCGCACCGGCAACACCACCTGACGAGCGACCAGCAGCGCCGCCGCGGCCAGCAGCACCAACAGCACCACGCCACCGGTGACGATGGTGCCGCGCACCAGGGAAATAGTGCTTTCCTCGTTGGACAGTGGGAAGACCAGGTACAGCTCGAGGGCGGTGACCTTCGAGGTCGTCGGCGAGCCGATGACCAGTGCCTTGCCCGAGAAACTCTCGGTATGGACCGTCGAGTATTGGTAGCTGACCTGGCCTGCCTTGACGAATTCACGCAAGGGGCCCGGAATCTGAGTGGCCGGTCCCGCCGAAGTTGCCTCGCGGGGGCCGTCGCCGGGAACCAGCAGAACAGCATCGAACGCGCCCGCGCCGCCGCCTTCAGAACCCTTGCTGCCGTTCAGCAGCTGGTTACGGGCCAGCTCCAGACTGCTTTGTAATGACCGGGTTTCCTCACCGCCGACATCGTCGCTGACGATGACGCGTGCGCGTTCCATCTCCTCGGTCGCCACCCGGATCTTCGACTCCAGGATGCGGTCGGTGACCTGGCTGGTGAGCACAAATCCCAGGATCAGGATGACCAGGGAGGACAGCGCCAGGTTGGACACCACCACCCGCACCTGCAGGGAACGGCGCCAGGTGAACCCGACCGCTCGACTCAGCGCCTTCAGTCCGCGTACCAGTGGTGCCGATCGCCGCTGAATGCGCCGCTTCGAGCTGAAGATCACGGGGGTCCGGCCTTATATCCCACTCCTCGAACGGTCAACACCACGGTCGGATTCTCGGGGTCCTTCTCGACCTTCGCCCGCAGACGCTGCACGTGGACGTTCACCAGCCTGGTATCGGCCGGGTGACGGTAACCCCACACCTGTTCGAGCAGCACATCTCGAGTAAACACCTGGCGCGGTTTGCGTGCCAGCGCCACCAGCAGGTCGAACTCCAGCGGGGTCAGCGAGATCTGCTCGCCCTCGCGCGTCACCTTGTGCGCGGGCACGTCGATGTCGATACCCGCGATGTTCAGCAGTTCGGCGGGCTCGTCGTCGTTTCGCCGCAGCCGGGCACGGATGCGGGCCACGAGTTCCTTGGGCTTGAACGGCTTCATGATGTAGTCGTCAGCACCAGACTCCAGGCCCAACACCACATCCACGGTGTCGGTCTTGGCGGTAAGCATGACGATCGGCACTCCGGAGTCGGAGCGCAGCACGCGGCATACATCGATGCCGTTCATCCCCGGCAGCATGAGGTCCAACAAGACCAGGTCGGGGCGCAGCTCCCGGACGGCGGTGAGCGCCTGGGTGCCATCGCTCACGACCG
It includes:
- the lpqB gene encoding MtrAB system accessory lipoprotein LpqB, which produces MTCRKVAAVLAAVALIVPSCAGVPSSSSPQAIGTVQRPAPPGMPAPTPGMEPETVLREFLKATADPSNRHRAARQFLTESGSRTWDDAGAAVLIESPVFADQRGVDRWTINVRANKLGTLSDIGVFETAQGDVQDPQFTLVKANGEWRIDSLPNGVLLDWGQFQSTYRRYTVYFADPAGRTVVPDPRYVAVNDPDLLATELVYKLLSGPRPELAGAVRNHLNGLRLRGPVTRVDGSRVDVGRGYGGVRVELEGDLTPDQRTRQFLAAQVIWTLSRAGIAGPYVLQVNGAPLDEQFAQGWSTQNVASTDPGASEGAGVGLYGLLNGSMVTVDRDAAVPVRGSFGQVGNQVSAALSRSGRQVASVVRVQAGDDPQMSLWVGANGANGSEAVGGKTLTRPSWALDDAVWTVIDGGRVVRIIQEATTSMVAVLPVEPSAVAEKYKGPITELALSRDGTRAAMIIEGQVILATVVQTESGDYALTHPRRLGYGLGNSAVSLAWRTGDDIAVARNDGSHPVANVNLDGVNSDLNDQNLLTPVSTVAASPAAIYIADARGVLQLTGLGTPEERWVEVRPLMVPQAIPVLTG
- the mtrB gene encoding MtrAB system histidine kinase MtrB, which gives rise to MIFSSKRRIQRRSAPLVRGLKALSRAVGFTWRRSLQVRVVVSNLALSSLVILILGFVLTSQVTDRILESKIRVATEEMERARVIVSDDVGGEETRSLQSSLELARNQLLNGSKGSEGGGAGAFDAVLLVPGDGPREATSAGPATQIPGPLREFVKAGQVSYQYSTVHTESFSGKALVIGSPTTSKVTALELYLVFPLSNEESTISLVRGTIVTGGVVLLVLLAAAALLVARQVVLPVRSASRIAERFAEGHLSERMPVRGVDDMARLAVSFNDMAESLSREITQLEEFGNLQRRFTSDVSHELRTPLTTVRMAADLIYDNREELDPALQRSAELMVNELDRFETLLADLLEISRHDAGVAELAVEQVDLRDTVKAVVASVQHLADELDTSVELDMPDKEIIAEVDPRRVERILRNLVANAIDHSEHKPVTIRMAADIDSVAVTVRDRGVGLRPGEEKLVFNRFWRADPSRKRHSGGTGLGLAISVEDARLHQGRLEAWGEPGNGALFRLTVPLVRGHKVTTSPLPLNPTSRPSSAVRRAASRGAHPGEQETTPMRASGAKIERPRESAGGRAEDAS
- the mtrA gene encoding two-component system response regulator MtrA; this encodes MGSMRQRILVVDDDASLAEMLTIVLRGEGFETAVVSDGTQALTAVRELRPDLVLLDLMLPGMNGIDVCRVLRSDSGVPIVMLTAKTDTVDVVLGLESGADDYIMKPFKPKELVARIRARLRRNDDEPAELLNIAGIDIDVPAHKVTREGEQISLTPLEFDLLVALARKPRQVFTRDVLLEQVWGYRHPADTRLVNVHVQRLRAKVEKDPENPTVVLTVRGVGYKAGPP